The proteins below are encoded in one region of Archocentrus centrarchus isolate MPI-CPG fArcCen1 chromosome 13, fArcCen1, whole genome shotgun sequence:
- the LOC115790837 gene encoding diablo homolog, mitochondrial-like isoform X1 produces the protein MQAVRQCTVCASRATGALVWNQTDMSVLRLNKSSLRRGAACIRFLSSSESRKPGNQKLGEPTKPSHMSIASLSVAHGLCAAPFTQQVENLSHDSLIRRAATVVTDSSCTFLSQTTLAYVDALTEYSKAVHSRIAFQRRYLASLGKLTQAEEDSFQQAINSWRAEASERLVECKRYESAWINAVSLCKMAAEAACASGAQQASNSLRTNIQVAQSQVEDALKLSAEADKKLAETKVEEIQRMAEYTSFLEDSEEREVHEAYLRED, from the exons ATGCAAGCTGTTCGTCAGTGTACAGTGTGTGCGAGCCGTGCCACCGGGGCACTGGTGTGGAATCAGACAGACATGTCAGTACTGCGACTCAACAAGAGCTCACTCAGGAGAGGAGCAGCCTGCATCCGCTTCCTCAG CAGCTCTGAGAGCAGGAAGCCTGGAAACCAGAAGTTGGGGGAACCGACAAAGCCTTCACACATGAGCATAGCATCTTTAAGTGTTGCACATGGGCTTTGTGCTGCCCCTTTTACACAG CAAGTGGAAAACCTCTCGCATGACTCGCTGATCAGAAGAGCAGCCACAGTGGTTACAGACAGCTCGTGCACTTTCCTCTCTCAGACCACTTTGGCTTACGTTGATGCACTTACAGAGTATTCAAAG GCTGTACACTCACGGATTGCTTTCCAAAGACGATACTTGGCCTCATTGGGAAAACTGACCCAAGCAGAGGAGGATTCATTCCAGCAAGCAATCAACAGCTGGCGTGCAGAG GCTAGCGAGAGACTAGTTGAATGCAAGCGCTATGAATCAGCTTGGATCAATGCTGTCAGCCTGTGTAAAATGGCAGCTGAGGCAGCGTGCGCTTCAG GAGCACAGCAGGCGTCCAACTCACTGAGGACAAACATTCAGGTGGCCCAGTCGCAGGTGGAAGACGCACTGAAACTTTCTGCCGAAGCAGATAAGAAGTTGGCTGAGACTAAAGTAGAAGAGATCCAGAGGATGGCAGAATACACTTCCTTCCTAGAGGACAGCGAAGAGCGTGAGGTGCACGAGGCTTATCTACGAGAGGACTAA
- the LOC115791247 gene encoding odorant receptor 131-2-like yields the protein MQNLTELPVNATSQKRLAVIIKVCAVIPFFCAFLCCIVVMLHIFASQRQFLDSSRYILFAHMLINDTLQILSSVLLFLFVMGQVKFPVVYCVPLLFVSTVTYQNTPLILAAMSLERYVAIFYPLQRPAAWHSGRIWIINLCLWLISCMFPIIEYSIGKQDPAVKILSTPVLCKTVVFSSSPIQVLFRSAVSVMFFAVVAVVIFFTYVRILLETRKLRQDRVSVNKAMHTVLLHGFQLLLCMLAFTLPVTEKLILLITNWLLEDIIFFNYFCFILIPRFLSPLIYGFRDHSLRRYVGKTFLCCSNKVKPHVRNKQRDRSFAS from the coding sequence ATGCAGAATCTGACTGAACTTCCTGTTAATGCAACGTCTCAAAAAAGGCTGGCGGTTATCATCAAGGTGTGTGCAGTTATCCCCTTCTTCTGCGCCTTCCTCTGCTGCATCGTTGTCATGCTGCACATCTTTGCCTCTCAAAGGCAGTTCCTAGATAGCTCTCGATATATCCTGTTTGCTCACATGCTGATCAATGACACCCTGCAGATCCTGTCCTCTGTGCTGCTCTTCCTGTTTGTAATGGGTCAGGTGAAATTTCCTGTTGTCTACTGTGTTCCACTGTTGTTCGTATCCACCGTCACTTACCAGAACACACCGTTAATCCTGGCTGCAATGTCACTGGAGCGTTATGTTGCCATTTTCTATCCCCTGCAGCGCCCCGCTGCCTGGCACTCAGGCCGTATCTGGATCATTAATCTTTGTCTGTGGCTTATAAGCTGCATGTTCCCCATCATCGAGTACTCCATCGGGAAGCAAGATCCTGCTGTGAAAATCCTCTCTACCCCTGTGCTCTGCAAAACTGTAGTTTTCAGCTCATCTCCAATCCAAGTATTGTTCAGAAGTGCTGTGAGTGTGATGTTCTTTGCAGTTGTGGCTGTTGTCATCTTCTTCACATACGTGAGAATCCTGCTGGAAACCAGGAAGCTGAGACAGGACAGAGTATCTGTGAACAAAGCCATGCACACCGTGCTGCTGCACGgctttcagctgcttctgtgCATGTTGGCTTTCACTCTCCCCGTCACCGAAAAACTCATATTGCTGATCACCAACTGGCTACTAGAAGACATTATCTTTTtcaattatttctgttttatcttAATCCCGCGCTTTCTCAGCCCACTCATCTACGGCTTCAGAGATCACAGTCTGAGGCGCTACGTTGGTAAAACATTCCTCTGCTGCTCAAACAAAGTCAAACCCCATGTCAGAAACAAACAACGGGACCGTTCGTTTGCTTCTTAA
- the LOC115790837 gene encoding diablo homolog, mitochondrial-like isoform X2, with translation MQAVRQCTVCASRATGALVWNQTDMSVLRLNKSSLRRGAACIRFLSSESRKPGNQKLGEPTKPSHMSIASLSVAHGLCAAPFTQQVENLSHDSLIRRAATVVTDSSCTFLSQTTLAYVDALTEYSKAVHSRIAFQRRYLASLGKLTQAEEDSFQQAINSWRAEASERLVECKRYESAWINAVSLCKMAAEAACASGAQQASNSLRTNIQVAQSQVEDALKLSAEADKKLAETKVEEIQRMAEYTSFLEDSEEREVHEAYLRED, from the exons ATGCAAGCTGTTCGTCAGTGTACAGTGTGTGCGAGCCGTGCCACCGGGGCACTGGTGTGGAATCAGACAGACATGTCAGTACTGCGACTCAACAAGAGCTCACTCAGGAGAGGAGCAGCCTGCATCCGCTTCCTCAG CTCTGAGAGCAGGAAGCCTGGAAACCAGAAGTTGGGGGAACCGACAAAGCCTTCACACATGAGCATAGCATCTTTAAGTGTTGCACATGGGCTTTGTGCTGCCCCTTTTACACAG CAAGTGGAAAACCTCTCGCATGACTCGCTGATCAGAAGAGCAGCCACAGTGGTTACAGACAGCTCGTGCACTTTCCTCTCTCAGACCACTTTGGCTTACGTTGATGCACTTACAGAGTATTCAAAG GCTGTACACTCACGGATTGCTTTCCAAAGACGATACTTGGCCTCATTGGGAAAACTGACCCAAGCAGAGGAGGATTCATTCCAGCAAGCAATCAACAGCTGGCGTGCAGAG GCTAGCGAGAGACTAGTTGAATGCAAGCGCTATGAATCAGCTTGGATCAATGCTGTCAGCCTGTGTAAAATGGCAGCTGAGGCAGCGTGCGCTTCAG GAGCACAGCAGGCGTCCAACTCACTGAGGACAAACATTCAGGTGGCCCAGTCGCAGGTGGAAGACGCACTGAAACTTTCTGCCGAAGCAGATAAGAAGTTGGCTGAGACTAAAGTAGAAGAGATCCAGAGGATGGCAGAATACACTTCCTTCCTAGAGGACAGCGAAGAGCGTGAGGTGCACGAGGCTTATCTACGAGAGGACTAA